The following DNA comes from Nitrogeniibacter aestuarii.
GGGGTGGGTCGAGATCCGGGCGGCGCCGTAATCATTGATTTTACTATGCCTGGTTGCTTGGTAGCCGGTCGTCTCAAGTTGCTTGGCGTTTCCATAGCTTCCAGACACCACACGATCGCGATCAGACCATGAAATCAATGACCAGAAGATTCCGCCGTCGAGCACTCCGATGAGTTCGTGGCGCTTCATCATCTCCGCGAAGAAGTCGCTTTCTGCAAACGCGTCGTAGGTCCGGAGCTGCTCAAATACAGTCCTCAGATCGCCGATCCGGTGTAGAGCGGGAAGCTTCGGGTGGAGATTGGAAATGAACAAGCCATTCTGATCTTTCACACGCTTGAACCAAGCCTTCTCGCCTGTGATCGCATTTTTCAGTGCGATGTGCGAACGCTCCTTGTGGAAAGGAAGAAACTTGAGCCGTTTATCATAGCGCCAGCGCTGACCAACCGAAAATTCCTGGGTACGAACCGACGAGAGCTCAGGATGCTGATCGAGCAATTGCTCGCACGAGTGGAGTGCGGAGAAATCGGAATGATAGAGGTCTGACTCAATCATGTAGATAAAGTCCATCCCCTCAAACGCAAACTGATCGAGGTGATCCAGCACCCACTGAATCGCCGTCCAATATCCCAGATTCGTATCACTCCGGCACACGTGTACCGCGTCGGGGAGGCCGTCCAGATGCTCCGGAAATGTTGACGCGTTGTCGAAGACAACCAGCCTGTCGAGCAGATCGAGCGCGCCCAACCGATCGACGAGGTTGTCGCACACCTGCAGCGCAAGGTCCCTGCGTGAAGCATCTCGCGAGCAGGTCACCAGCAAGAACAGCGTGCGATCAGGTGTCTGACTCACGCCTTTTGCCTCCACTCACTCGCGAGCAACCCCATCGATACGAGATCTTGAAACCGGCCATCGCGAAAAATGGCCTCACGCTCCCGTCCCTCTTCCACAAAACCAAGTTTCTCGTAAAGGCGCAATGCCGGCTCATTACTCTCAAGAGTGACCAATGCTAGCCGGTTCAGTCCGCATTGGTTGAACAGATACTCGAAGAAATAGCCGTACATCTCTGACGCGTAACCCTGACCTCGAGCGGCCGGAGCAACGTCGGCTCCAACAAATGCACTGCGATTCCAGTGATCGATACGATCAAGCCGGAAGACACCCACAAAATCGTTCGCTGCGCGCGTACGAGCCACATAGCGTTTGGAAGAGCAAGACTGGCTCACTGACCGAAACCAGGCAAGCTGAGACTCCTCAGAGACGTGG
Coding sequences within:
- a CDS encoding GNAT family N-acetyltransferase, producing the protein MNPFPDNGTSRLIIRIMEQCDAEEARLLHNEDSTLMRLSDVAHVSEESQLAWFRSVSQSCSSKRYVARTRAANDFVGVFRLDRIDHWNRSAFVGADVAPAARGQGYASEMYGYFFEYLFNQCGLNRLALVTLESNEPALRLYEKLGFVEEGREREAIFRDGRFQDLVSMGLLASEWRQKA